DNA sequence from the Sneathiella sp. P13V-1 genome:
CTACTTCTTCCTATGGAACCCGCCAGCAGACACAACTCAAATGACGCTATTTGTATATCTGGTTACGATGGCGGTTGGGGTGCGTCTCTTGATCACATTCTTCGAGGTACCAAACTCAGCGATGATTGCAGAATTGGCCAGTGAATATGACGAACGCACCAGTCTGGCCAGTCAACGCGTTACGGTCGGTTGGCTTGGCGGAGTGTGTATTGCAATAGCTGCCTATGTTGTCTTTCTGGTGCCGACAGAAGAATATGCCAAGGGTGTCTTGAACAAAGAGGGTTATCAGAATTTCGCGTTTCTTGCAGCAGTTGTCATGACCATTTCCATGCTGGTGTCCGCAATTGGAACCCATAAATTAATCCGTTTTTTGCCCCAAGCCCAAAGCACAACAGGCAACAAACAGAAATTCCTGAGAAACATCAAAATTCTGTTCTCCAATACATCCTTTAGATCTTTATTTGCGGCCTTCCTGTTTTCCATGATGGCCTTTGGCGTTATCATTACGCTACAGATCTATTACGCGACATATTTCTTTGGCATGACCACTAAGGAGATCTCTCTCTTCCCGGTCTTTATGGTATTGGCAGCGCTAATCTCAATGGCTGTAACACCTTTTCTTTCAAAAGGAAGAGAAAAGAAATCAGTTCTGAAAATGCTTACCCTACTCGCGTTTCTGTTAAGTAACCTTACGATTATTGCGCGGCTTATGGGATGGTTGCCCGACAATGGTGATCCACTTCTTCTACCCATATTGCTCGCCCATATTCTTGTATCAACTGCGGTCATGGTGGCGCAGCAATCCCTGTTTTCCTCCATGACGGCGGATTTGGTGGAAGATACGGAACGTCAGGCTGGACATCGCCTGGAAGGGCTTTATTTCGCGACCGTTTCTTTTTCCAAGAAAATCGTATCCGGACTTGGGATATTTGCATCTGGCGTCTTTCTAAGTTCCGCAGGCGAAACCGGACAACAGATGAGCGGTAGTATTATGACCGAAGTTTCCTATTACTACATTCCCTTCGTTTTTATACTATATGCCGCAACTTATGTGTTCGCCGGGCGCTATGTTTTGAACAGAGAACAGCATGAAGCAAATCTCAAAATTGTTCGCGGTAGTCAAATGGCGGAGTGATGTAAAATAGCGACCTGTGACAGAAAATTCCGGTCGCTATTTTTTAAAGGCTTATGTGTTTACAGTGAAAATTGATGAGTAAAATTAAAACAAAAGACAAACTTAAACTGGTCGCCCAACAGCTATTTGCGGAGCGAGGCATTGATGGGGTTAGTGTTCGTGAGATTGTTCACGCAGCGGAGCAAAAGAACATGGCCTCCCTGCACTATTATTTCGGTACAAAAGAACAACTGCTCAAAGAACTGTTGAAAGATGCTGCTGAAGCCATTGAAACAAAAAGAACTGTTTTACTGGACGCCATAGAAGCAAAAGGCGGCCCAGGCTCACCTCTTGAAGTATTGAGGATTTTTATTGAATGCGCAGTCATTGAGGACGACGACCCTCGATCGCTAAGTAATGTAAGGTTATTCCTTATGGCAGCACGCAGTGATCCCTCTCTCGTTCTTGGGACTGTAGAAGATACGCGAAAATCCGCCTACCTGAGATGTTTAGAACATTTGAGGCAGTTCATGTCTCATATGGATGAGACCGTTGTGGAACGAAGACTATTCCTACTTCAGCAATATGTTTTCAATGTACTGGCAACCAGAGAAAGGTCACTTTCTTCAGGCGATCCGCAACAGGCCTTATGGAAGAACAACGATATGCTTCATGAACTTGTAAAGACCGCTCACGGGCTGCTTTTTTCAGAGATCACAAATAAATAAAACAAATGACTTAAATTTTGCTATCATGTTGCCAATGATGTTGAATAATAAAAAGTAAACTGGGGGAATTTATGAATTTTCAGACGCAGCGTGGAGCTCCTGGGAACCGGGAAAAGGACCTAACAAAAGTGCAGGATGTCATTGTCGTGGGGGCCGGATTTTCTGGTGTTTGTATGGGGATCAAACTACTTGAAGCCGGTATTGAAGATTTTGTTATTCTGGAAAAGACTGATGGGATAGGTGGAACTTGGTACAAAAACACTTACCCTGGTGCTGCATGTGATGTCCCTTCACATTTTTATTGTTTCTCTTTCGCCCCTAATCCTGACTGGTCACGCGTCTACAGTCCTCAGGCCGAAATCAGAGACTATATTGAAAAATGCTCAAACGAGTATGGGGTTACCCCCCACATCAAATTCAATACGGAAATCAAAGAATTTGTTTTCGATGATGCCCTGTCTTTGTGGACTGTTACTTTGCCAGACGGAAGCGTCATCAGAGGGCGGCATTTGGTTCTAGGATCTGGTGGCTTGAACACCCCTTCCATTCCACAATTGAAAGGTATGGAAACATACGAAGGTCCCGCTTTTCACACGGCGACATGGCGATCAGATGTTGATTTGAAAGACAAAAATATTGTTGTTATTGGAAGCGCTGCAAGCGCCGTACAGGCCGTTCCAGAGCTTGCGAAAACCTGCAAGAAAGTCACCATGTTCCAAAGGACTCCCAATTACGTCCTCCCGCGCATGGACCGGGAATATACTGACAAGGAAAAAGCGTCCTTTCGAAATAGCAGCTGGAAACAGAAATTTACCAGATGGCGGATGTTCTGGCGCTTTGAGCTGGTCCTGTCACCCATGTTCAAAAAGAAATCCGCTTTCAGAGAACGCATACAGCGAAAGGTAAAAAAATATATCCGAAGCGCTGTTACAGATCCGGTTTTGGCGGAAAAACTTGTCCCGGATTATGATTTGGGCTGCAAACGAATTCTGATATCTGATGATTTTTACGCTGCGCTTAATCGGGACAATGTGGATGTAAACACCGACGGTATTGATCATTTTGTAAGCGATGGCATCATCGATAAAAACGGAACCAAAATTGAAGCTGACGCTGTTATTTTTGCCACCGGATTTGACCTGCAAAAACAAATGCTGTCCATTGATCTGGTTGGTCGCAATGGCGTTTCCCTAAACAAATTATGGTCCGAAAACGCAACGGCATATAACGGCTGTATGGTCAATGGTTATCCAAACGCTTATTTTGTCACCGGCCCTAACACAGGTGTTGGTTCCACATCCGTTGTTTTCATGATCGAAGCACAGATTAAGTTCATCATGGACTGCATAAAACTTTCTGGCAGATCAAAACTGATAGAACCAAAAGAAGATGTACTGACACGTCAAAATGACACTATACAAAAGGATCTGGAAAACACCGTTTGGGCAGGCTCTTGTCATAGCTGGTACAAAGATGAGAATGGGCGTATCCACACGCTGTATCCTCATACAGCGCGACAATTCTTAAAAGAGCGGAAAAAACTAAAACTCGACGATTTCAAGATCGAAGAGAAAACAACAGAACAGATGGCGGGCTAGCGGAGGTATTCATGTTACTAAAAATCCCATATTTCCTGTACAAGCGAAATCGACTGATGAAAGCCAGTGATGCGTACTGGGAAAAGAAAATGAAAGGCAAATGCCTTGAGCTGGACGGCCGCACGATCAAGCCAAGAGCTCAGGCCCTGATGAACCTTCAGGAAATGTTTGCTGTTCCAGTAGAAAAATGGACCCCAAAAAAAGTTCGTTTTGGATATCGCAAGTCTGTTGAACTTTTCGATGGGCCAAAACTTCCCGTAAACGAAGTGCGTGATTTCTCGGTAGATTTGGAAGGGCGCACCCTTGGCGCCCGCCTTTACAAACACCAAACAGCGAATGAAAACAGCCCTGCCATTGTCTATTTCCACGGTGGTGGATTTGTTATTGGCGATCTGGATACACATGATGGTGTCTGCCGTCGTTTGGCACGGGAAAGCGGTTATGCAGTTATCGCGATCGATTATCGCCTAGGCCCTGAAAGCCCCTACCCTGCCGCCATGCAAGATGCGGTCGACAGCTGGGTGTGGCTTCAGCAAAACGCGGACAGCCTTGGCATTGATGAAACGAAAATATCTGCCGCAGGTGACAGTGCCGGTGCTGCCCTGGCAATTGTTGTGGGTTCCGTTGCCTCCAAGGGGGAGATTGGACATAAGCCAACGGCATTGGGTTTGATTTATCCGCCCAGCATGACGGTGGACACAACATCATCTCGCGAATTGTTAAAACAGGAAAATATCGTCCTGAACGAGGAACTACTGGATTGGTTTTCATCTCAGTTCGCAAGTGAAGAAACCACATTAAATCCTTCATATCTTCAGTCATTGGAGAATGCCGTTGCCGGAAACATGCCGCCCAGCTGGATCCTGACATGCGGTTTTGATCCACTGAGAGACGATGGTGGCATTGTTCGTGATCAGCTAACCAAGCTGGGCTCAGAAGTTTCCTTCAAGGAATATGAAGACCTCTATCATGGATTTATTGGTGCTTCGGCTTTGTTCAAAGAAGTAGATGAAATGGCTGCTGATTTATCCGTCTTTATCAAGAAATCCACAGAAACAAGAAAGCAGCCACATGAAGCTGCTGCAGAATAAGAAGACATACCCATGAGATTTGAAAACAAAGTTGCCGCGGTAACAGGCGCGGGATCCGGTATTGGGCGGGCATTAGCCCTGTTGCTTGCAAAAGAAGGGGCGAGCGTTGCGATCAGTGATGTTGACCAACAGGGTCTGGATGAAACAGAGACGCTGATTTCTCAATATAATGTTGGATGCCATAAAACCATTCTTGACGTCAGCGATCGGGAAAAGGTTGAAGAATGGGCAAACAATGTCGTCCAGGAATTTGGCAAAGCAGATTACATCTTCAATAATGCAGGTGTTGCCCTTTTCGACACTGCAGACAGTAACGATTACGCCAACTTCGAATGGATCATGAATATCAATTTCTGGGGTATGGTCTATGGAAGTAAAGCCTTCCTGCAGCATTTCAAAGATCGCGGTGAAGGTCATGTAATCAATGTTTCAAGCCTTTTTGGATTGATAGGCTTTCCCAATCAAAGCGCCTATAATTCAAGTAAGTTTGCCATCCGCGGATATACCGAAGCATTGGCGTTGGAGATGGAAGGCAGCAACATCAAGGTCAGTAGCGTTCATCCAGGTGGTATCAAAACAGATATCGCCCGAAATTGCCGCTTTGCAGATGAAAATCTGACAGGTGGCAATAAACAGGATGCCGTTAAGAAGTTTGATCTGGCAGCTAAGACAACCCCGGCACAAGCTGCAGAAGTCATTGTGAGCGGCGTATTGAAGGGCGATAAGCGTATTCTGATTGGAAAAGATGCTAAAATAATGGACTGGATTCAGCGTTTAATGCCTCAGGGCTATGGCCGATTTATCTCTAAAGCCATCAACAGTAATTGAATAGGAAATCACTACGGCTTGCCCATGATAGCCATAGCATCCTCAGATTGAAGTAAATAGAACAGGCTTATCCGCGCCAATTTTTGGCAAACGGAAAGGTCTGTGCACTTGTTGGTGCCACCTTCAAAGTGATGTAGTCCTGCACTTACCCAGATGACTATTGAGACAGAATAGATTTGTCCGCAATTTCCGCAAGGACGTCTTCGACTGTTTGCTGGAGGGTGCGGCCTGAGGTGTCGACAGAAATATCTGCACGCTCGTAAAGGGCTTCGCGGCTCGTCAGAATGCTTTTAAGTTCATCCATGGCTTCGGGGTTCCCCGCCATCGGACGTTCATCCCCCTGCCCGCGCACACGGGTCATATGGTCCGTTGGTTCAGCCTTCAGCCAAATTGTATGATAGTGACGTAAGAGATAGTTGAAAGTCTCAGGTTCCGAGACAATACCGCCGGCGACTGCTAGTATAATTGAATCATTTGTGGCAACGATCCGTTCTACAGATTGCTTCTCCAGACGGCGATAACCTTCCTGTCCATAAAGGGCGATCACTTCATTGACCGGCATACCTGCGGCTTGTTCAATTTCCTCATTGAGCTCCAGAAATGGCAGATCAATTCGTTCCGACACCAAACGGCCAATGGTAGACTTCCCTGCCCCGCGCAGTCCAATGAAAGCAATACGGCGAGATCTGCGTAAATTGGGATGATCTGGATCCAGAACCTCCAAAACGCGCATCCGCTGCTCTGACGTTGCCTGTTTATAGAGGGAAATGATGGATAGAAGTTTGGAAGAATATGGATCTTCTTCTCCTACCAGCCATTCAATCTTGTAATCAAGAGCTTCTGCAACACGGCGCAAAAGGACAATGGATATGTTTCCTGAACCGGTTTCAAGCTGCGCCAAATAGCGTTGAGAGACGCCAGAAATTTCTGAGAGTTTTTTGCGGGAAATGTTTTTTCTAGCGCGGGCTGATCTTACACGATCCCCAACTAATTCCAGAAAGTCGCTGTTACCATTCGCTGCCTCTACGACATCCTCCTCATTGGGGGATAGAGCTTTACTTCCGAATGTTGCGATTTCATTCACCATGAGTTCTCTTCTGCGTCACATACCGCTCAAATTAAAACGTCAAAACTCTACATATATAAAACACTTACCGACTTTAGCCAACAATCAACGGCCCCACAATGGAGCGAATATCTTCAGGTGCTTTGCGCTTCACAAATTCATCCGCGACAACAAAAACATTTACGAAGTTACCACTAAAACAATCCACGCCATTCTGACGACCTATCACGTGAAATGATATGGAACTTTCCCCCAATTTCTTGAGCTGCACTTCACAAAGCAAAGGATGACGTGGCGTAACCGGGGAATGGAAATCCAGATCCAGATGCACGAAAGGTGTCCCGACATTTCGATCCAGATTAAGCCGATACCAATCATCCCCCACATGTGTTTCCCACCAGGCGTCGATGGCTTCCAAAGCAAAATTGGGAAGACGCCCTGTATAGGCAATCTGTGCGGGATCACAATCAGCCCAACCGACACGAATCTGATGAATAAAAGGCTGTTTCGTCATCGCCGATCCTCAATAAGTTTCCACGTGATAACGACCCTGATCCCGAAGGTCATCCCGGATATCGCTCCAGTTAATTCCGGAAGAGCTGGCAATGGTTTCAAAGGCATCTTCAACACCTTCTTCCATTTCTTTCAGACCACAAACATAGATATACGTATTTTCTGATTTCAGAAGATCAGCAATACGTTCCGCGTTCGCAATCATGCGGTCCTGCACATATTCTTTGTCCTTCCCCTCAAGCCGGGAAAAGACCAGTTCCTTGTGAAGGACATTATCCGGAATTTTGTTGAGTGGTCCAAAATATGGCAGCGAGTCAGGTGTGCGCGCGCCAAAGAACAATGTCATGCTTGCGCTGCTTTCAGGCGATGTGCGTTGACGGCGCATGGTGAAGGCTCGGAAAGGCGCTGAGCCCGTTCCCGTACAGATCATCAATAGATTTGCTTGCGGATCATCTGGCATCAGGAAAGTAGCACCAAACGGACCCGTCAGCTTTACCTCATCCCCTTTTTGCAGATCACAGACAAAGTTAGAGCAAACACCGTGCGGCTCCCGCTTTACTGTAAGGGATAGATTATTAGTATTGGGCCGTTCTCCATCGCGAGGGCTTGAAACGGAATAAAGCCGTGGCAGATACGGATTTCCATTTTCATCAGTGCCGGGCGGCGTAATGCCAACGCTTTGACCTTCCAAAACAGGAAAACGGTTTGATCCCAGATCCAGAATAATATGACGCACATCATTATCGGCATCATCTTTGGTCAACCGATAATTACCCTGCACCGTTGCAATGGCAGGGTTTCCAAGATTAAACAGGTTGATACTTGGTTTCGAAGCTGATGCTGGAGCTTTTGACTTTCCGCCTGCGCCCGCGTGAGCGGCAGCGAGAAGTTTTTCAACTTCGGAATCCAAGGCTTCTACATCACCGCCCTGATCCGGGTTAGAAAACTCAGCCTGTTCAGGCAGATCCAGCCATTCGAACTGTTCTTCCACAGTATAAGGTTTGTCTACGACCCGCCAGTTGTCGATGGATCCGGTCGGACATGGTGCAATGCAATCCATGCAAAAGCCGCACTTTGAAAAATCCACAACAACATTATCATCATTATGAGTAATGGCGTCCGCAGGACATGCCTCTTCACATGTGTAACAGCGAATGCAGATTTCTGGATCAATCACATGTTGTTTGACGGGTGTGCTCATAGTATCTCGCTTCTATACTCAGACCAGTAGAATGAGGCCGGATATACCGGCCCCAAATGCTATTTATCAGTCGTGAATTTCCACATAGGCAAAATCACCTGGTTTATTGTCGATACCAATGCGTGGTGGAGAAATCCAGCTTGCGAATTGGCCCGGCTCCAGACATGGCTTCATGAGAGACTGAATGTAGGCACCATCGTCTTTAGATGGTAGCCACTCATCTTTACGGGCTTCCCATTGTTCATCAGAAATGATCTGACCTTCAGGGTTCGCCTTGATCGCTGAAAACTCACCAATTTGACGGTGGAAAGCCTGATGAGGCACCACAAGTTCAAAATCAATGCCGGCTTTTTTGATAATGGCGTTCCAACGTTTCACCCCACCCGCGGCATCTTTGATGTAATCGTCACGCAGACGCATGTTTATCGCAGACAATGCAGGGACATCTTCCAATGTAATCTGGCCACCCACCAAACGGGTCACCGGATAGGTGGAGCTTGTCAGTTTATGATCATCATCGATTTTTGTTTCCTGATAGCGTCCTTTGATACCGGCGTTAAACGCATTGGCCGCATTTGTAGAAACTTCAGAACCGAACAGATCCAGAGACAATGTGTAGTGCAGGTTCAGTTTCTTCTGAATGGTTGGAAGATCAATGACATCCAACTTGCGCACTGCTTCGATATCATAAGGATCGTCGATGCCTGCTTCTTTCATGGCATCACATGTGCGCTGAATAACACGGCCAACACCAGTTTCGCCAACAAACATATGATGGGCTTCTTCGGTCAGCATAAAGCGGCAGGAACGAGACAATGGATCGAAGCCGGATTGCGCGAGGCTTTCAAGCTGCATCTTACCATCACGATCAGTGAAGTAAGTGAACATGAAGAATGACAACCAATCTGGAGTTTCTTCATTGAAGGCACCCAACAGGCGCGGTGCTTCTTCTGATCCAGATTGACGGCGCAACAGATCATTTGCTTCTTCGCGGCCATCACGACCGAAATATTTCTGAAGCAAGTAAACCATCGCCCAGAGGTGACGCCCCTCTTCCACGTTTACCTGGAACAGGTTGCGCATGTCATAAAGGGACGGTGCTGTTTTACCAAGATAGCGTTGCTGTTCAACAGAGGCAGGTTCCGTGTCGCCCTGAATAACGATCAGACGACGAAGCATGGAACGGTATTCACCTGGAACTTCCTGCCAGACAGGTTCGCCGAAATGCTCACCGCAAGGAATTGTACGACCTTCCACTTGTGGTGCCAGCAGGACACCCCAGCGATATTCAGGCATTTTCACATAACCGAACTTCGCCCAACCTTTGGGATCCACACTCACAGCGGTGCGCAGATATACCTGACTCTCATGAAAACCTTCAGGGCCCAGATCTTTCCACCAGTTAATGTAACCCGGGTGCCAGCGTTCAAGCGCTTTCAGCACACGTTTGTCTGATGACAGTCCAACATTGTTGGGAATTTGCGTGTCATAACTGACGTTAATGAGATCTACCATTTTATCTTCCTCTGCCTGTACGGGAGAAGCCGCTCCACCTCTCCTGAATATCGTTATTGTCTGCGCCGACTAGACCCGGCGCATGTCGTATTCACCTCTAATACCACTTCCATAGCGTTGCAGCGCACCGGTCTCACCAACGGCATTTGGCCGTTGGAAAATCCAGTTCTGCCAGGCGGTCAAGCGCCCGAAAATTCGTGTTTCCATAGTCTCTGGACCGGCAAACCTCAAGTTTGCTTCCATACCCGTCATGGCATCTGGAGAGAAGTTCGCGCGTTCTTCAAGGAAGATGCGCACTTCGTCTTCCCAATCAATATCGTCAAAGGCAAATGTCACCAGACCTAACTCGTCCGCATCCTCGGCTTCAAGTGCTTCCCCTTTGACATTTTCAAGTTTTCCAACCTGATCAGGATTGCCAATAAAGCGTGTTTCAAGACGTGTGAGGTCATTACCCATTGGGAAAGGACCGAAATTGCCATCCGTAAGAGTGATCGTTGCAATCGGGCGATTGTCGCCTTCAAACTCACCTTCTGCCATGTAGCTACGATCCACTGAGAACAGCAGTTCAGCCAGGAAACCAGCAAAGCAAGAGCCTGGCTCAACCATCGCCACCAAAGAACGAGAAGTTACATCCACCCGCTTCAAGACACGTTTCCAGTATTTCAGGATTTCATTTGCAAGCCAGTTATCCTTATTGGCGAGCAGCATCGCTTCATGAGCGGCAACCGCTTCTGGATCACCCTGAGTTTTAAAAATCCAGGTTCCAACTTCCAATTCATTCAAGCGCATGTGAAGAATGGCATCATCCAGTTCACGCGCCAAACGGAGCATCCAGCTTTGATCCCCCATTTCCACCAAAGCAGCCACATCTTTAGGGGCTTCTTCTTTAGGGCCTGAAATATGGAAAGTTCCAAGATTGTTATCGCGGTCAATTTCAACTTCTAATGACGAATAATTCAGATTACCACTTGCATCAATTTCACGCTGTAAAGGATTGAGTGAAATACCTTTTTCCGCCTTGGAAGGACCTGATTTTTCAGCAAATTCTTTTGCGCGTGCAGCAACAGTTTCATCAAATTTGGAGTTAGAGACAACTTCGTCCACCAAACCCCAATCTTTCGCTTTCCTGCCCCGAATACCTTCTTCGAGTGTGCAGAATACATCAGCCAAATCACGGCGGACTTTACGCTTATCGGTTACACGTGTTAGACCACCAGTACCCGGCAGCACAGCAAGCAGTGGTACTTCTGGTAGTGCAACAGAAGAGGAACCGTCGTCCGTTAGCATGATATAGTTACATGCAAGTGCAAGCTCATACCCGCCACCAGCACAGGCACCGCGAACAGCGCTAAGGTACATCTGATCGGAATCTTCCATCGCTGCTTCAAATGTATTGCGTGTTTCATTGGTGAATTTACAGAAATTCACTTTATGAGCATGAGCTGCACCGCCTAGCATTCGAATATTCGCGCCCGCACAGAATACTTTATCCTTGCCGGATTTCATGACCACCACTTTTACTTCAGGGTGCTCAAAGCGCATCCGTTGGACAATGTCAGCCAGTTCAATATCGACACCCAAATCATATGAATTGAGTTTCAGCTCATAGCCATCAAACAGGCCGCCCTTCTCATCAACATCCATGATGAGGTCAGCGACGTCCCCATTATACTCTACCCGCCAGTGGCGATATGCGCTTGGGTCTACCTGAAAATCGATGCGTTTAGTCACAACGCGCCTCCTCTTTGAATCTCTAGATGTAAAATAATGCACTTTCATGCATAATGTCTAGAGTAAATCTTTTGTTTTTTAAATTATTCTAATGATATTTCTAGAAAATATCACCTTATTGTGCATTTTAATGCACTTTTAAGCTCTTCACAAAAGTAGCAATATCTTCAAGCACCCTCTCCTGCTTCTCGAGCGCGGGGGAATGCCCACAATCTTCATAAATCTCGGCCACCAGCAGGGATGACAGATTTCCCTTTAACGCTTCCAGTTGTGCCAAAGTCCCATATGCATCCTCCCGCCCCTGTATAAAGAGTACCGGAACGTCAATTTCTTGGAGGTCTGCTTCGATATTCCAATTTCGAAATTCCGGGTTCAGCCAGCCATCACACCACCCATGAAACGCGCCATCCACATCAGCATGATATTTCGACAATTTTTGACGCAAATCAGTGGTTTTGTAGGCCTCCAAAGCAGAAGTGATGGCTCTGATACTGATATCCTCTGCAAAGAAATGCGGTGCCATTAACACAACACCCTTCAATCTGGGATCATCCTTCATTCCCGCATACGCAGCGGCAATCGACGCACCATCACTATGCCCAACCAAAATCACCTTTTTTAGTCCAGCTACATCCATAACTGGTCCAACCACTTTATCAGCTTCGACATTCATATAGTTCAAGGGACGCGGCAACGTGACAGGGTCGGACTTCCCATAGCCTTGCCGGGAATATGTAAAAACGCCAAACCCGGTTATTTCAGAGAGTTTTTGAGGGAAGTCGCGCCAAAGCGCCACGCACCCCAAACCCTCATGGAGCAATAGAAGTGTTGGTGCATCGTCAGGAGATGGACCAAAACAGGCCCCCTCTAAGCGCACACCAGCCACCATAAGCTCCACAGCTTCTCCACTTTTCCACTCCATAGACCAACTCAAGCCCGAAGTTTATATCGCTGAATTTTACCGGTAGCTGTTTTTGGAAGATCATCGACGATTTCAATCCATCGCGGATATTTCCACTTACCTACAGCTTCCTTTACATGATCCTTCAGCCTTGCCTCCAGATCATCTGAAGAAGCACTCTCGTTCAGAACCACAAAAGCTTTTGGCTTCTCCAGATTATTTTCATCAACAGCCGGCACGACCGCAGCTTCCAGAATATCCGGGTGGGACACAAGCGCCTGCTCAATTTCAAAAGGCGACACCCAGATACCGCTGACCTTGAACATGTCGTCTGTACGACCACAATATACAAGCCTGCCATCCTGCTGAATTTCATACTTATCGCCGGTTCGCGTCCAATGCCCTTCGAAAGTAGAGCGGCTTTTGTTGCGTTGGTTCCAATAGCCATCAGCGGATGAAGGACCATTTACCAGAAGCTCCCCTATACCGCCGGGACCAACCTCCGCCCCCGCCTCATCAACAACGCGAATTTCATAACCGGGAACAGCCGTTCCTGAAGTTCCATACACCACGTCACCTGGCTTATTGGAGAGGAAGATATGCAGCATTTCAGTAGATCCAACGCCATCCAAAATATCTGTTCCTGTGAGCTCCTTCCAACGATTACCAATCTCCGCTGGCAGCGCCTCCCCCGCAGACAATGACCGTGTCAGATTTTCAAAGCCTTCCGG
Encoded proteins:
- a CDS encoding flavin-containing monooxygenase, producing MNFQTQRGAPGNREKDLTKVQDVIVVGAGFSGVCMGIKLLEAGIEDFVILEKTDGIGGTWYKNTYPGAACDVPSHFYCFSFAPNPDWSRVYSPQAEIRDYIEKCSNEYGVTPHIKFNTEIKEFVFDDALSLWTVTLPDGSVIRGRHLVLGSGGLNTPSIPQLKGMETYEGPAFHTATWRSDVDLKDKNIVVIGSAASAVQAVPELAKTCKKVTMFQRTPNYVLPRMDREYTDKEKASFRNSSWKQKFTRWRMFWRFELVLSPMFKKKSAFRERIQRKVKKYIRSAVTDPVLAEKLVPDYDLGCKRILISDDFYAALNRDNVDVNTDGIDHFVSDGIIDKNGTKIEADAVIFATGFDLQKQMLSIDLVGRNGVSLNKLWSENATAYNGCMVNGYPNAYFVTGPNTGVGSTSVVFMIEAQIKFIMDCIKLSGRSKLIEPKEDVLTRQNDTIQKDLENTVWAGSCHSWYKDENGRIHTLYPHTARQFLKERKKLKLDDFKIEEKTTEQMAG
- a CDS encoding acyl-CoA thioesterase, which translates into the protein MTKQPFIHQIRVGWADCDPAQIAYTGRLPNFALEAIDAWWETHVGDDWYRLNLDRNVGTPFVHLDLDFHSPVTPRHPLLCEVQLKKLGESSISFHVIGRQNGVDCFSGNFVNVFVVADEFVKRKAPEDIRSIVGPLIVG
- a CDS encoding MFS transporter gives rise to the protein MKTGKAGRGSKFAYVLGAIAFGVKDNGFTTFLMIYYNQVLGLSAFYTGLAILIALAVDALSDPYVGHLSDNWKSKWGRRHPFMYAAIFPIALTYFFLWNPPADTTQMTLFVYLVTMAVGVRLLITFFEVPNSAMIAELASEYDERTSLASQRVTVGWLGGVCIAIAAYVVFLVPTEEYAKGVLNKEGYQNFAFLAAVVMTISMLVSAIGTHKLIRFLPQAQSTTGNKQKFLRNIKILFSNTSFRSLFAAFLFSMMAFGVIITLQIYYATYFFGMTTKEISLFPVFMVLAALISMAVTPFLSKGREKKSVLKMLTLLAFLLSNLTIIARLMGWLPDNGDPLLLPILLAHILVSTAVMVAQQSLFSSMTADLVEDTERQAGHRLEGLYFATVSFSKKIVSGLGIFASGVFLSSAGETGQQMSGSIMTEVSYYYIPFVFILYAATYVFAGRYVLNREQHEANLKIVRGSQMAE
- a CDS encoding SDR family NAD(P)-dependent oxidoreductase, with translation MRFENKVAAVTGAGSGIGRALALLLAKEGASVAISDVDQQGLDETETLISQYNVGCHKTILDVSDREKVEEWANNVVQEFGKADYIFNNAGVALFDTADSNDYANFEWIMNINFWGMVYGSKAFLQHFKDRGEGHVINVSSLFGLIGFPNQSAYNSSKFAIRGYTEALALEMEGSNIKVSSVHPGGIKTDIARNCRFADENLTGGNKQDAVKKFDLAAKTTPAQAAEVIVSGVLKGDKRILIGKDAKIMDWIQRLMPQGYGRFISKAINSN
- a CDS encoding helix-turn-helix transcriptional regulator encodes the protein MVNEIATFGSKALSPNEEDVVEAANGNSDFLELVGDRVRSARARKNISRKKLSEISGVSQRYLAQLETGSGNISIVLLRRVAEALDYKIEWLVGEEDPYSSKLLSIISLYKQATSEQRMRVLEVLDPDHPNLRRSRRIAFIGLRGAGKSTIGRLVSERIDLPFLELNEEIEQAAGMPVNEVIALYGQEGYRRLEKQSVERIVATNDSIILAVAGGIVSEPETFNYLLRHYHTIWLKAEPTDHMTRVRGQGDERPMAGNPEAMDELKSILTSREALYERADISVDTSGRTLQQTVEDVLAEIADKSILSQ
- a CDS encoding alpha/beta hydrolase yields the protein MLLKIPYFLYKRNRLMKASDAYWEKKMKGKCLELDGRTIKPRAQALMNLQEMFAVPVEKWTPKKVRFGYRKSVELFDGPKLPVNEVRDFSVDLEGRTLGARLYKHQTANENSPAIVYFHGGGFVIGDLDTHDGVCRRLARESGYAVIAIDYRLGPESPYPAAMQDAVDSWVWLQQNADSLGIDETKISAAGDSAGAALAIVVGSVASKGEIGHKPTALGLIYPPSMTVDTTSSRELLKQENIVLNEELLDWFSSQFASEETTLNPSYLQSLENAVAGNMPPSWILTCGFDPLRDDGGIVRDQLTKLGSEVSFKEYEDLYHGFIGASALFKEVDEMAADLSVFIKKSTETRKQPHEAAAE
- a CDS encoding TetR/AcrR family transcriptional regulator — encoded protein: MSKIKTKDKLKLVAQQLFAERGIDGVSVREIVHAAEQKNMASLHYYFGTKEQLLKELLKDAAEAIETKRTVLLDAIEAKGGPGSPLEVLRIFIECAVIEDDDPRSLSNVRLFLMAARSDPSLVLGTVEDTRKSAYLRCLEHLRQFMSHMDETVVERRLFLLQQYVFNVLATRERSLSSGDPQQALWKNNDMLHELVKTAHGLLFSEITNK